The Herbaspirillum sp. RTI4 genome has a segment encoding these proteins:
- a CDS encoding ABC transporter permease, translating to MALSFSLAPVHTPVSTTPVSRNYWRLVWQRVCRDPVAVASAVLILAIIAAAVFAPMLAPADPYKGSMMRRLLHVGSVGHWLGTDELGRDMISRLMYGGRLSLVMGVLPVLLAFGIGTFIGLFAGYIGGRFNTVVMRVLDVFYAFPSVLLAVAISGALGPGMSNTIIALTLIFIPQVVRVAESVTTQVSHLDYIEAARMSGASAFSIVRTHVLGNVLGPVFVYATGLISVSLILASGLSFLGLGVKPPEPEWGLMLNTLRAAIYNNPGVAAMPGIFIFVTSIAFNLLADSVRSAMDIH from the coding sequence ATGGCTCTTTCTTTTTCTTTGGCTCCTGTCCATACGCCGGTGTCGACCACGCCCGTCAGTCGCAACTACTGGCGCTTGGTGTGGCAACGCGTCTGCCGTGATCCGGTAGCGGTGGCGAGTGCCGTGTTGATTCTGGCGATCATCGCCGCGGCTGTTTTCGCTCCGATGCTGGCCCCGGCCGATCCATACAAGGGCAGCATGATGCGCCGCCTGCTGCATGTGGGCAGCGTCGGCCACTGGCTAGGCACCGATGAACTCGGGCGCGACATGATCAGCCGCCTGATGTACGGCGGACGGCTCTCCCTGGTCATGGGCGTGCTGCCGGTCTTGCTCGCCTTCGGTATCGGTACTTTCATTGGCTTGTTCGCCGGCTATATCGGCGGTCGCTTCAATACCGTCGTGATGCGGGTGCTGGATGTGTTCTACGCCTTTCCTTCGGTGTTGCTGGCGGTCGCCATTTCCGGCGCGCTGGGTCCCGGCATGAGCAATACCATCATCGCTCTGACATTGATTTTTATCCCGCAGGTAGTGCGTGTAGCCGAGAGCGTGACGACGCAGGTCAGTCATCTCGATTACATCGAAGCCGCCAGAATGAGCGGAGCCTCTGCCTTTTCCATCGTCCGCACGCATGTGCTGGGCAATGTGCTGGGTCCGGTGTTCGTGTATGCCACCGGTTTGATCAGCGTCAGTCTTATCCTGGCTTCGGGACTGTCGTTTCTCGGTCTCGGCGTCAAGCCGCCCGAGCCGGAATGGGGGCTGATGCTCAATACCCTGCGTGCGGCCATCTATAACAATCCGGGCGTTGCCGCCATGCCCGGCATTTTCATTTTCGTCACCTCGATTGCCTTCAACCTGCTGGCTGACAGCGTACGTTCTGCGATGGATATTCACTGA
- a CDS encoding ABC transporter permease → MLSYLLKRLLYAIPIALSVTAFSFMLVYLAPGDPLNAIAPSDAPAEVIAALKAAYGLDKPVPVQYGLWLWRAVHGDLGASIASGRPVASEVLSAVSNTLILAGVAGLFGVVLGCILGAIAGYQQGSWLDRIASGLAVVGVSVPHYWLGLVLTIIFSVWLSWFPAMGAGPGGSSEWLWDYAHMRHLVLPAITLSVIPMGIITRTVRALIGDMLGQDFVIALRARGLNRYAIFRHVAKNTAPTVLAVAGLQIGYLMGGSILVETVFAWPGTGFLLNTAIFQRDMPLLQGTILVLCMFFVVLNLVVDMVQPLIDPRMRRQH, encoded by the coding sequence ATGCTTTCCTATCTCCTGAAGCGCTTGCTCTATGCGATTCCCATCGCATTGAGCGTGACAGCGTTTTCCTTCATGCTGGTGTATCTGGCACCGGGCGATCCGCTCAACGCAATCGCCCCTTCCGATGCACCGGCCGAAGTGATTGCTGCGCTCAAGGCCGCTTACGGTCTCGATAAACCGGTACCGGTTCAGTACGGCCTGTGGTTATGGCGTGCCGTGCATGGCGATCTGGGTGCCTCAATCGCTTCCGGTCGTCCGGTCGCAAGCGAGGTATTGAGCGCCGTCAGCAATACGCTGATTCTGGCGGGCGTGGCAGGTTTGTTCGGCGTGGTTCTGGGATGTATTTTGGGCGCGATTGCCGGCTACCAGCAGGGCAGTTGGCTTGATCGCATTGCCAGCGGGCTGGCCGTAGTGGGTGTCAGCGTGCCGCATTATTGGCTGGGACTGGTGCTGACGATTATCTTTTCGGTCTGGCTGTCCTGGTTTCCAGCCATGGGAGCAGGGCCGGGCGGTTCTTCCGAATGGCTCTGGGATTACGCTCACATGCGTCATCTGGTTTTACCTGCCATTACCTTATCCGTGATTCCCATGGGCATCATCACCCGCACCGTTCGCGCACTGATTGGCGACATGCTGGGACAAGATTTTGTGATCGCTCTGCGCGCGCGCGGACTCAATCGCTACGCCATTTTCCGGCATGTCGCCAAAAACACGGCACCGACGGTACTGGCAGTAGCAGGCCTGCAAATAGGCTATCTGATGGGTGGTTCGATTTTAGTGGAAACCGTGTTCGCCTGGCCCGGCACCGGCTTCCTGCTCAACACCGCCATCTTCCAGCGCGATATGCCGCTGCTACAGGGAACCATTCTGGTGCTGTGCATGTTTTTCGTCGTGCTGAATCTGGTCGTCGATATGGTGCAGCCCTTGATTGATCCCCGCATGCGTCGTCAACACTAA
- a CDS encoding ABC transporter substrate-binding protein gives MRSKISVTKKVVRWLSLAPIAFMLHAPAQAETVARYGISMSDIPLTTGQPDRGAGAYQFTGHTIYDPLVAWEANISTRPGKLVPGLASSWKINPADNKKWLFTLRKGVKFHDGSDFKADAVIWNLEKVLNDKSPQFDPKQSAQVRSRIPSIASYKKVDDYTVEITTKEVDALFLYQLPWFLISSPAQWEKLGKDWNKFASQPSGTGPFKLDKLVPRERAELVKNAGYWDKTRLAKTDRIILIPIPDALTRTNALLNGQVDIIETPPPDALGQLKSAGFKLVSNVTPHVWPYHFSTLPGSPWTDIRVRKAANLAIDRNEVVALMNGLAVPAKGQVDATSPWFGKPTFQIKYDLPAARALMAQAGYSQAKPLKAKVIIAQGGTGQMLSLPMNEYIQQSLKEIGIQVEFEVVELESLYLNWRSGAASPGNVSKGISAINLGYVTADPFYAITRFANSKYVAPNGVNWSGYKNPEVDALISKISVTFDTKAQDSLLAQVHQTMVNDAMMLWVVHDTNPHVISPKVKSFVQAQHWFQDLTTIAM, from the coding sequence ATGCGATCCAAGATTTCCGTCACCAAAAAAGTAGTCCGCTGGCTTTCATTAGCCCCGATCGCGTTCATGCTGCACGCCCCCGCGCAGGCTGAAACAGTCGCCCGTTACGGCATTTCCATGTCAGATATTCCGCTGACCACCGGCCAACCCGATCGCGGCGCAGGCGCGTATCAGTTCACCGGACACACCATTTACGATCCGCTGGTGGCGTGGGAAGCGAATATCTCCACCCGTCCCGGCAAGCTGGTGCCGGGGCTCGCTTCGTCCTGGAAGATCAATCCTGCCGACAATAAAAAGTGGCTCTTCACGCTGCGCAAGGGTGTCAAGTTTCACGACGGTTCCGACTTCAAGGCCGACGCCGTAATCTGGAATCTGGAGAAAGTGCTCAACGACAAGTCGCCGCAGTTTGATCCCAAGCAAAGCGCCCAGGTGCGCTCGCGGATTCCCTCTATCGCCAGCTACAAAAAAGTGGACGATTACACGGTGGAAATTACCACCAAGGAAGTCGATGCCCTGTTTTTGTATCAACTGCCGTGGTTCCTCATTTCCAGCCCTGCACAGTGGGAAAAGCTGGGCAAGGACTGGAATAAATTTGCCTCGCAACCGTCAGGCACAGGTCCCTTCAAGCTGGATAAATTAGTCCCGCGTGAACGTGCAGAACTGGTCAAGAATGCCGGCTACTGGGATAAAACCCGTCTCGCCAAAACCGACCGCATTATCCTGATCCCGATTCCTGATGCCTTGACCCGCACCAATGCGCTGTTGAACGGACAGGTCGATATCATCGAAACCCCGCCGCCAGATGCGCTGGGGCAATTGAAGAGCGCTGGTTTCAAGCTGGTCAGCAATGTCACGCCGCATGTCTGGCCCTACCATTTCAGTACCTTGCCCGGTTCGCCATGGACCGATATCCGCGTGCGTAAAGCCGCCAATCTGGCCATTGACCGCAATGAAGTCGTTGCCTTGATGAATGGACTGGCCGTCCCCGCCAAAGGTCAGGTAGATGCCACCAGCCCCTGGTTCGGCAAGCCGACTTTCCAGATCAAATACGATCTGCCGGCAGCACGCGCTTTGATGGCGCAGGCCGGATACAGCCAGGCCAAACCCTTGAAGGCGAAGGTCATCATCGCGCAGGGCGGCACGGGGCAGATGTTGTCCTTGCCGATGAATGAATACATTCAGCAAAGCCTCAAGGAAATCGGGATCCAGGTCGAGTTTGAAGTCGTTGAACTGGAAAGCCTGTATCTGAACTGGCGCTCCGGTGCGGCCTCGCCGGGCAATGTCAGCAAAGGTATTTCAGCGATCAATCTCGGTTACGTTACCGCCGATCCTTTCTATGCCATCACCCGCTTTGCCAACAGCAAATACGTTGCCCCGAATGGCGTCAACTGGAGTGGTTACAAAAATCCGGAAGTCGATGCCCTGATCAGCAAAATCAGCGTCACCTTTGATACCAAGGCACAGGATAGTTTGCTGGCGCAGGTACATCAGACCATGGTCAACGACGCCATGATGTTATGGGTGGTCCACGATACCAACCCGCATGTCATTTCTCCGAAAGTGAAAAGCTTCGTTCAAGCGCAGCACTGGTTCCAGGATCTCACCACGATCGCCATGTAA
- a CDS encoding permease, with protein sequence MQNISSPAPAQGFSFSWKPILFVLIAALGLYYVKWSPYYLKSFVAAAHHSIGASILSDHPADPLAAALSYSKAYFLAIWKAAVLGVLLGSLIQVLIPQNWLLRMFGRAGISSTVRGGLFALPGMMCTCCAAPVVAGMRRQHVSTGAALAFWIANPVLNPATLVFMGFVLGWEFTALRLVAGVLMVLGIALVAQRMTGAEEVTEPAVLANTPEQENLLTRWMRKMWQLFWSTIPIYILAVFALGAARVWLFPHVDEVMVNSWYWFIALAIAGTLFMIPTAAEIPIVQTMMSLGLGVGPAVALLMTLPSISLPSLLMLRKSFNARVLVVVTLLTIVIGIVTGLAGALVL encoded by the coding sequence ATGCAAAACATTTCTTCTCCCGCCCCGGCGCAGGGCTTTTCGTTTTCCTGGAAACCCATCCTGTTTGTACTGATCGCTGCGCTTGGTCTGTACTACGTCAAATGGTCACCCTACTACCTCAAGTCCTTCGTTGCTGCGGCTCATCACTCTATTGGCGCGTCGATTCTGAGCGACCACCCTGCCGATCCGCTGGCGGCGGCCTTGTCTTACTCCAAAGCCTATTTTCTGGCGATCTGGAAAGCGGCCGTGCTGGGCGTTTTACTGGGTTCACTGATTCAGGTACTGATTCCGCAGAACTGGTTGTTGCGCATGTTCGGCCGGGCCGGTATCAGCTCAACGGTGCGTGGCGGTCTGTTTGCCTTGCCGGGAATGATGTGCACCTGCTGCGCCGCGCCAGTCGTGGCGGGCATGCGTCGACAGCACGTTTCCACAGGTGCGGCGCTGGCCTTCTGGATTGCCAACCCGGTGCTGAATCCGGCAACGCTGGTGTTCATGGGCTTCGTGTTGGGCTGGGAGTTTACTGCGCTGCGGCTGGTGGCAGGCGTGCTGATGGTGCTGGGAATTGCGCTGGTCGCACAGCGTATGACAGGGGCGGAAGAAGTGACTGAACCTGCTGTTCTCGCTAATACGCCTGAGCAGGAAAATCTGCTGACGCGCTGGATGCGCAAAATGTGGCAACTGTTCTGGAGCACCATCCCTATCTATATCCTGGCCGTATTTGCATTGGGCGCGGCGCGGGTCTGGCTGTTTCCGCATGTGGACGAAGTGATGGTCAATAGCTGGTACTGGTTCATCGCACTGGCGATTGCCGGCACGCTGTTCATGATTCCGACTGCGGCGGAAATTCCTATCGTGCAAACCATGATGTCGCTGGGATTGGGCGTTGGCCCGGCAGTGGCTTTGCTGATGACTTTGCCTAGCATCAGCCTGCCTTCGCTGCTGATGCTGCGCAAGTCCTTCAATGCCAGAGTCCTGGTCGTGGTTACTTTGCTGACGATAGTCATCGGCATCGTCACCGGGCTGGCGGGCGCGCTGGTACTTTAA
- the mnmH gene encoding tRNA 2-selenouridine(34) synthase MnmH, producing the protein MSGDAVDIANYRELFLSGRPMIDARAPVEFIRGSFPGAVNLPLMNDSERQQVGLCYKQQGQQAAIALGHQLVSGSVKSERIQAWADFARANPDGCLYCFRGGLRSQITRQWLKNEAGIDYPRVAGGYKAMRTFLLETIDDTIAQCDLVVLGGMTGTGKTDVLLQLNHALDLEGHANHRGSSFGKRVTDQPSTIDFENRLAIDMLKKRAGGIAQFVLEDESRLVGRCALPLPLYQTMQERPMIWLEDSLAGRVERILRDYVIDLSTEYIAAYGEQGGDLFAEHLLTSLSKLHKRLGGDRHQRLMADMQAALTEQARSGEVDLHRVWISRLLLEYYDPIYDYQRESKASRIEFCGEQEAVVAYLKERSRERSK; encoded by the coding sequence ATGTCCGGCGATGCAGTGGATATCGCTAACTATCGCGAATTATTCCTGAGCGGGCGGCCCATGATCGATGCCCGCGCTCCGGTGGAATTTATCCGGGGCAGCTTTCCCGGCGCCGTCAATCTTCCGCTGATGAACGACAGCGAGCGACAGCAAGTCGGACTCTGCTACAAACAACAAGGCCAGCAAGCCGCCATTGCATTGGGGCATCAGTTGGTGAGTGGCAGCGTCAAGTCGGAACGGATACAAGCCTGGGCCGATTTCGCCCGCGCCAATCCGGACGGATGTCTGTACTGTTTTCGCGGCGGACTGCGTTCGCAGATCACCCGGCAATGGCTCAAAAATGAAGCGGGTATCGATTACCCGCGCGTCGCCGGCGGTTACAAGGCGATGCGCACCTTCTTGCTGGAAACCATCGATGACACCATCGCGCAGTGCGATCTGGTCGTGCTGGGCGGAATGACCGGCACCGGAAAAACCGACGTACTGCTGCAACTGAACCATGCGCTGGATCTGGAAGGACATGCCAATCACCGTGGTTCCAGTTTCGGCAAACGCGTGACGGATCAGCCTTCCACCATCGACTTCGAAAACCGGCTGGCGATCGACATGCTCAAAAAACGCGCTGGAGGAATTGCGCAGTTCGTGCTGGAAGATGAAAGCCGTCTGGTAGGCCGTTGCGCATTGCCTTTGCCGCTCTATCAGACCATGCAAGAGCGTCCGATGATATGGCTGGAGGATAGTCTGGCCGGGCGGGTCGAGCGCATTCTGCGCGATTACGTGATTGATTTATCGACCGAATATATCGCCGCCTATGGCGAGCAGGGCGGCGATTTGTTTGCCGAGCACTTGCTGACCAGCTTGAGCAAGCTGCACAAGCGACTGGGTGGCGATCGTCATCAGCGCCTGATGGCGGATATGCAAGCCGCGCTGACCGAGCAGGCGCGCAGCGGGGAAGTGGATTTGCATCGGGTCTGGATCAGCCGTCTGCTGCTGGAATATTACGATCCGATTTACGACTACCAGCGCGAAAGCAAGGCATCGCGCATCGAGTTTTGCGGCGAGCAGGAAGCAGTCGTGGCGTATCTGAAGGAACGCAGCAGAGAACGGAGCAAATAG